The Lycium ferocissimum isolate CSIRO_LF1 chromosome 8, AGI_CSIRO_Lferr_CH_V1, whole genome shotgun sequence DNA segment ttcgtgtgtttGCTTCTTTCTTATATTTTCCAACCCCCTTTATAAAAATCATGTTTCCGCCACTATATATGAAGATGCTGTTATAGAAAGGTGATTGTATATCCTTTTACCAATATATCAAATATATCTACGAAGACTAACATTAATGTTTAGCTGCATCATTCTCTCGCGACCAATTAAGTCTTCCACTCTTCCATGCTCCAGTTGGGTCAATAAACTTTTTTTGAGTACTTAATTTTCTAGACTTTGGAGTTGTAAAAAGTATACTCATTGGATTAAGAAAAGTATGCTTATCAAAACAGTGTTCAAAAGCAATTGTAGGGTTAATACTAATTCTGTACAATTGCCCATTATCAGAAAAAGATCAAGAGAAGTAGCGAAAGACTGTATTTTTGTGGTCATGTATCCATGTATATGTTCCACGTATTTCTGTATTTCGCCTTGATTGTATCATGTATGTATTATTCTTTTCAGTTATGGGATATATTTTGGTTGTTTGCATCCTTATGTGACTGTATGCTTATGGATGTATCCTTGTTTGACTGTATCTTTATGGTTACGTACCCATATATTCACCcctgtatttttgttgtttttatccttgtatatatacacacctgTTTTTCTGTATTTCGCCTTGGTTATACCatgtatgtattattttttCAGGTTGGGATGTATTTTGGTTATACGTATCTTTGTTTGACTGTATTTGTTTTGTGGTTCTCTAACCCTGCTTCTTCTGGAGATTTAAATGGATTGAATAGATACAGCTCCAAGCAAACAAATACAAATTGTATTTGTTGATACAACTATTTAACGCGAATGACTACATGTGAGACGAGCTAAAAGCAACAAAACAATAGCTGCGAAATGTAATTATATGAGTTGTAGTTGCGCACGGTAAACATCATACAAATCATAGTGCTTTGTGAAATTTCTTCTTAAATAAAATAGGACGCTACGGTCTTTAGCTGAACCAAGGCAAGATATTCGCCAAAAGGTTCATTATacatatgttattattgttttatttgaccTTACATATATAGACATAGTGTTGATTTTCTCACAACGAAGGTTCGGGTGAATCCTTTTTGTCCCTTTAGCTCCGCCCCGGAAAACAAAAACATTCACCTAGTTAAAGAAACAAGCCCTCTCATAACGGAAGTTGCACCTAGACCCTATTTGTCTACTGCCCCTATTGCCATTACAGGGACAAGTAGCCATAGCTCCATAAGCGTTCGTTAGGCAATCGTAGCAATCCTGAGGGGACAAGTCAGGAGTACATTGCACAAGTGCATATATAGTCTGATAATTCCGATCTATAGCCCGACCAGTGGCATATTTACGAAGTGGATCGCCATATGCAGCTACGCCTCGCAATACATCCATCAATTTCTTGAGCTCTTGGTTAAATTCCTCGGGTTTTGAAGCAAATGCGTCGTCCCACATGTAGAGTAGAGGCAAATTCGATGTAGTACCCAAAATTGATCGACCAGAGTACTGTAACATACATTCATCGTATCCACCAAAAGCTTCTTTCTTGTTGGGACATGAATGTACGAGCTTTTGAGCAACGTTGTTGACACAAGCGCGACATTGTCTAATGTTCACATCCCCTCTGCATAGCACAATAGCACTGACCATATTGTCGGTGTTTTGGCCAATAGAAGTGTTGTGAAAACCATAGTTATTTATATTTGACGAAAGGGAGGAGAGGAGTGCGTTAAGATTATTGCGGTATGCACTATTTAGAGTGTAGTCACCATTGTTACCACAACTAGTGAATACTAAATTAGGCTGAGCTAGGATGAAGCCGTGAaggtaaatatgaaaaataaaaaagagtagTAATTTGTGAATAGCCATGAAGTTGTAATCTGTAGAAGctaagaaaataaatagatagAATGGTTACTACAAGTAATTAATATATAGGTAGATTTTTATTGTAATTCGGTGCTGGTGAAGAAGCATTGAAAGGGTGCAGTGGACTACATTAGCGAGCGCATTAAAAAAGTTGACAATTTTTTAAAACCATAAATGTTATCAAGGAAGAAAggagtttgattcttttaaGGATAGATAATGTTTGATTAAATATATGATTTTAACCATGCTATGAGTTTTTTGTGGTTATAAAAGAATGTCACCAAAGGCAAAAATAAGATATCATTATTTTTTGAACAAACTTATTAAAAAATGGAAATATTATAGTAGATTGGAATTGGAAGATTggaaatagaaaatttgggatAAGCCTGTCAAGTGGGTCGGGCCGGGCCATATAAATGCGGGTCACATGGGGCCGGGCTGGGGGCAAGGCCATAGTTAGTGGGCCGGGCCATATAAATGCCGGTCACATGGGGCCGGGCTGGGGGCCGGGCCATAGTTAGTGGGCCGGGTTGGAGGAGGGAAAGGGGTGTCCGGCCCAGCCCCCTACCCGGGTAAGGGTACATAGTGGGCTAAGTGGGCCGGGCCGAGTTTTAGTTAGTGGGCCGGGccgaattttaattattttaaaaaaaaattctaatactaaaatttattgagtttcatactttaaaatctagttgttgtcaactttattttaaccatcaagttccttaaatatactttggccctattttcaatctataaataccattcattcttctccatattgTCTCACAATTCCCTACTTTCCTCTTTCCctaaatttcctactcatctctctctctctctcttctccaacttccaagttcaaatttcaaaatttaaatttaatggataatgataatcctccacctcctcgtccgaagatcaatttcaAGTCCGGTGTGGTTGCATTTTGAGCTAGTAGAagaggaacatgttaaatgtcaacattgtggtcAAATATATCTCCATAAGTCCGAACCGGTTTTTGGGGGTACCGGTCCGTTACGTAGGCACTTGGACAAAAGGcacaaaattgaactttgaagtttatctcttctttaaatttctccatcgatgctagcgttttgaacttttcatttgtaataagttaaccgttcaagtttgtatgttttgaatttgcaatgttatcaatttaagtttgaagttttattttaaattacttatgtagtcttgtatcgcattctcaactttttataattttttggcACTTGAATAGCTGTTGGGAgtcttcattccaacaacatattcaagatatacacaaatataccattaacatatataagatatacacaaatataccacttaaatttttttttaaaattaattcgaagtgggccgggccgggcccCCGGTGGGCTAGAACCCGGGCTGTTGGTGGGCCGGGCTAGCGGGCTAAATGGCATGTCCGGCCCAGCCCCCTCATTTTTTCCACTAGCCCAGCCCACCACCCTTTTACCGGGTTGGGGGACCGGGCCGGCCGGGTTAGGTGGGCCGGTCCCGGGCCGACCCGGTCCCGGGCTGACCCGGCCCAATTGACAGGCTTAATTTGGGATTCAACTTTTCAAGAAATTTTAAATGGTTAAAAGAAGGACATTGTAACTTGCGATTCCGTGGAAATTTACAAGTGCTTTTACTGTTTTTGGTCTTTTGGGTTGTGAACATTGCTTATTACTCTCTTCATTCCaatataaatgaaattttaaCACATTTTTTATGGTTCAAATTGAATGAATTTTTCAAAGTGCACATCCAATATGTCATTACTGATATATCAAATATACCTACAAAGACTAACAATGTTTAGCTGCATCATTCTCTTCGTGACCAATTAAGTCCTCCACTCTTGCATGCCCCAGTTGGTTCAATAAACTTTTTCTGAGGACTtaattttctagactttgaaaTTGTAAAAAGTTATTGgattaagaaaaaaaggtaCTTAGAGTGCGTTTGGCGTggagaaaaatgttttctaattttctcattttttgttggtcaaaattttgaaaaatattttttattcgGCATTTCTCTTGTAATAAATTTAAAGAGCCCACTTATTGActatttgtttttattatttctcTTGGACCAAATTTAAAGAGTCCACTTATTGACTATTTGTACAAGgtaacataaaataataaagttgcggAAGCACTACAATAAAGTTAAATGATGAATCTTGGCACATAAATATACTCCATTATAGGGGAAATAAGCAAATGTATGAACATGCAATCTAATCCTATCTCAGAGTACTTTGAGTATCAAGGGTGGGGATCATTTTTGAAGAAATGTCCTAATAGGGTTTATGAAAATTAATTTGATTCCACTGTTTTATGCAAATCTTTGCACAAATTAATGATGAAAGGTAGAAGAATCAGAGGCGGATGGAGCACTATAgcttggggttcaattgaaccccaaactttcgatgcggggtataaatttatgtgtaaaaatttactaaaattacaataaatagtagatatgaacccataactttagaaatataatggttTAATGCCAAAAATTTAAGATGTTGAACCCCTTGaatttaaatcctagatccgcctctgagAAGAATTGCTCCTGGTGAATCCTTATTTGATGGGGAAGTGCACAAATCACTATTTCCAGCTTAATTATGTTTAGTTCGAGTTTTAGTTTCCTTCTGCTTTATCATTAGACTGCTATTTAGCGTAAATCAATTAGTTGTTCATACTTTCGAGTCCTGGGTATGGAAAAATCAttggtagggagcgcttcccTCCGAATGGGGCCCTATGCGGTGCGAATCTGGATATATTCTGGCTCCAATAAGGATACCGGACACCGggtgggaaaccaaaaaaaattagttgtTCATACTAATTAGATTATTTAGTTAAATATAGTCACTTGTTTGGTCTGATAATTTATTTGTCTAGATTAGTTGCTATATTACACTTAGAAATTATAATTTAGGGCCTTTGTCTGTATCATGTGATCTTTCAATCAactaaaatttacttggcatagcttacattattacctatttatggaacataactaaactttacaataattatatttagtagctaaaatataacatatttacttccTATAGCTACCAATTTATTACCACTCATCTGATAACTTCTCacacccctaaatttaagcaaaaaaaaacgTCCCTCTCTCCTATCCCCCTAAATACACACCATTATGCCCAATATCccttaatttcctccaatttcaaatcagttttaCAATAGTTCATCTTCCttgtttatctctaattaactactcattaatttcactcataattcaaatctaattcccaaaaaaggtaagattctagaCTGATTTTTACGTTTCATCATGTATTTAacctatatatttatgttgtattttcaatatatttagTTCGTTTGTATTTTTTAGTTCAGTTATTACAGATCTGTGACTTAACCAGATCTATATTAtgtgcattttaagtatattttgtattgtttatttttttcacatGTTTTTCAGTTAATTCGTGTTTATTGTTCTTCACCATAACTGTAATTTTTTGTAGTATATTTAACCATTTAAATACATGCGAAATATACAACAAATATAACTTAGATATATTTCATAAGTCCACTTTTAATGTACAGTGTGTCACAGTAgttaaaatttcatctaaataCACTCCCAATAgatgtaaaatatatatgaaatatagttAACAGTAAACTAGAATAAGTAGTATCTAACAGATCAGTCAAAATACAactaaaatatagccaaaatatatacgaaataCAACTATAAAAACATAAATCCTAAACAAAAGGTCAAATAAGTTTATATAGAGTAGACTTTTCAAATCTTATTAAACCaccaatataacataacatcttgttagctgtttgaatgagatatgagatCAGATATGGAATAGGAGGATTTTTGCGTGAATCAGGGAAcattaaaaacttattttaatttaaattagaatagattttgtttccataaatatagcacTTTCAGTTTTCTCAGCGTGTGTATTTCCGTTATATTTATCCTATATTTAAGTCGACGCGTCTACTAGCTAAATATAGGGTCCtccagctacgaattgtaaatgtagaacatgtagttataggttgttagaaggagctaaaaggtagctgtttgtgaaaattttacttgAATCAATCCCAACCATGTTAATTAAGTCTATGGGCTGTTTTAAACAACTGGGCCAAGTCTGGGCATGTACAAAATTACTCATCTACTAGCCCAGTTTAATTTGCAATTCATTCCAACCCATTTGGGTGAACAGTTGTGAGCTAAACTAGGATTTACTTAAAACGGTAAAGGAGGGACTTTAGGACCAAATTAGGAAACCTGGAATTCCTCATTGGGTAATACTTATTGCCTATTAAACTAGGATTTACTTAAAACGGTAAAGGAGGGACTTTAGGACCAAATTAGGAAACCTGGAATTCCTCATTGGGTAATACTTATTGCCTATTGGTGTTTCAAAAGCCGCAGGTGCAAGGCGAGGCATTTTACCCGATACAGGCGAAGCGTAAGCCTCGAAGTATTGGGCTTAAGGGCGTAAGCCTcgaggcgtaagccccatggatctttgatttaaatatttataaattaatataataaaaataaattataaaatgtataaaattacataaaaactacaagaaaatataaaataagtaGAAATGTGGATTAAAATGATTATGATCTATAAGGATTTCGTATTCATTTGTGAACATATGGTTGGAGATATGCTTATCACTTGGTTCGAATAGAGTGTTTCAAGTGATGGTCATTTGGATTTGAATCGTAACACATACGTAATATTTGTACAACACATACATGAAAACACATTTTAATAGTGTAGTTTGATGGTATCTCATGTCTATCAGATCCttaaacaaaatatatacaatttttataATGACTAACGCGGAATACAACGTGTAATGCACATTTTAGAGAACTAGTACTAATAATACGCATGAAACCtttcaaattttctatttctttcCTGTTTCTTTGGTTTCTCCTTGTTTAGAATTAGAGCTAATAATGTTGACTAATTCTTCAACAAGGAAAAAATATCATCGAATATTGAGCAATTTCTGTAGCTAACAAACCTAGGTGAAGTAGCTAGGCGTCTATTTTGGTGGAAATAttctttgtttttcctttcTCCTAACTATTAGACTTTTGTTAGTCCATGAATAAGTATGGAATATGGATTAACCATGTggatcaataaaataaaaatcaaataaaagtaGAACAATCACAACTGATAATAATTGCCTATATAGAATATACACGAATTTTGTCTTGTTTATATAAGATACTGCAtatcatatttttctttctaaggTTAAATTTTTTATCTCCTTCCAACATAAgaattagaagaagaagaagaagatggctCTCTCCGTAAGAGGATTCCAACCGAGTTTTTTCTTcagtaattaaataaaaggtACGACTTTAAACTACGAAATTTGCAATATAAATTCGTGTTTtattttacatatgattttattGAAGACTAGTGAACCAAAAATGATGAATCCTACGAACTATGctgtcttaattttttttctcgatCACGAATTTGATTAGGTATAGCAATGATATTGGTTGGTTGTTTCGAAATTACTCATAGAATGACGGTTACAAATATTAATAGATGATTTTGATCAAGGTAAAAGTCTAAAAGAGAAGGATGATAATTGATAACATATGTTTAGAGGCTATCTAGTGTTTTCGTTCAAAAGTAGAAGTTGGTTTTGTTTAAGTTCAAAACTAGTATTAGAACCTGCGATGCGTGAATAATATTAACAATTGCTAATCATTCCAAATAGTGATCTATCTTGTTTGACAATATTAGATTACACTGCTCTCGAACTATTATCTTGTTTCTCGACAATGTTCCCAATAATAAAATCTGTATGAAATTTAAGGAAATGAGTCATATAGTAATCGAATAACTTCTCTATCCGAATAACAAATTCTTCCCAGGCAGATGTGCTGTGCATTATTGCTAACCATACCATGTAAAAATTGCACGTATTATGTCTACGTTGGTAATTATAATTCATACcaaatttcttacaaaatacATTCAAAGCCTGGTCTAACTAAGCTTTCTTGCACTTCCAGACCCATTTTGGTTAAAAGAAACAATGTGTACTAGCAGTTTGTATTTTGACAATTTTTACTTCAAAAATATGTATCATATGCAACGATAATTTTCAACTAGACCTCCTACAATTTGGGAAAAAGGAGGAAAGCTAGATGTCAATCTCTTTTGAGTTTGGAAAATGATAACTTTTTGTGAATTTATCAATTAGAAACCTTGATCATGAAGATTGCAGTTGAAGCAAATTGAGTGGAGAGAAGATTTTTGTATTGAATTGAATTACATGTGACTAGAGGTGTCAAAATGGGTTGGCCCAGCCCAACCCAATCCAGCCCTAAAGGGCCAAAGACTTAAATAAATTTAGGATGGGCTACTTTTAATTGAAGGGCCAAAATGACAAATTAACTCGTATGGCATAAGCGGGCCGCGGGCTAGGACGGGCCAGCCTAAGTTTTTCGTCTTTTGAAATAACATTTTCTAAGTGATTTTTGGTACAATTTGAACATGAAACTTTCACAATATTAAATAGAATATTCTACCACCCATTCTTGCGCAAATCCAtatcatagaagaaaaaattcaagagaacaaatataaattattatttttaatcactaattcagattacgttcaaaagaaattatacataatataaattctaagactaaaaaatattactccagAATCTAATTACTTCTTAGTAGTAAGTAcatttttttctcattactttttatctttttgtttaatttacttatatttttttttaaaaaaattatttattattcttttctggCCTCAGCCCAACCCTTGAGGACGGCGAGCTAAGAGAGGCTGGGCTTTTGAGCCTCACTTCTCTATGGGCCAAAGAAATCTTAGCCCAACCCTACTTAAATAAAGGGTTAGGTTGGGCCGGTCTCGCGGGCCAAACTTGTATTGACTACACTCTACATGTGAGGAGGGAAATGAGATATTTGTAGACTACTTTGGCCAGTTGTACTACAACTGGCATACAACTAATCATTGCACTCAAACTAACTAACAAACTAATGATCACAACATCAACTAACTCTCACAATCTCTGCCACGTGATATACAGCAATATACCCAATATACAGTCCAATATACATCCAGTTTTGACACTCCCCTTCAAGCTGGTGGGTGAAATACATGTATCACTCCCAGATTGGACAAAAGCATGTGATGTTGTGACACTCCTAGGCCCTTTGTTAATAGATCAGCTAGCTGCAATTTGGTGTTGACATAAGTTGGCAAGATGGTCCCATCCTTGAATTTTTCCCTTGCAAAATGACAATCAATTTCAATATGCTTTGTGCgttcatgaaatattggatCCCCTGCTAAGTATAGTAGCTTTTCTATCACAATAAACCTTTATGGGAAgcttcacattaacttctagtTCCCTTAACAAACCTGTTAGCCAAACAATCTCAAAAACTGCTGAGGCCATGCTTCTATACTCAGGTTCAACTGAGCTCCTACTTACTGTGTGTTGCTTCTTGGATTTCCAGGAGATTAATGCTTGTCCAAGCTGCACAACAAATCATGTTACTAATCTCCTAGTATTAGGACAAGAAGCCCAGTCTGAATCATAGAAAACTGTCAATTCTTCAATAGAGTTTCTTCTCCGCAATATGCCTAATCCTGGTGATATTTTGACATATTTCACCACTCTTAGGTTTGCATCCTAATGAGACTTCTTTGGCATCTGCATGAATTGACTTAAGACCTGTACTGCAAAGCAAATAGTTGGTCTTGTAATGGTCAGATAAATCAGCTTCCCCACTAACTTCTGATAGCTGCCTATGTCTTCAAGTATTGGATCATCCATTTTCCTTCTTGTTGAATCATTTTCCTTGTCATATGTTGCATCATATTCAACTGAGGTCAA contains these protein-coding regions:
- the LOC132066406 gene encoding cysteine-rich repeat secretory protein 38-like, encoding MVSAIVLCRGDVNIRQCRACVNNVAQKLVHSCPNKKEAFGGYDECMLQYSGRSILGTTSNLPLLYMWDDAFASKPEEFNQELKKLMDVLRGVAAYGDPLRKYATGRAIDRNYQTIYALVQCTPDLSPQDCYDCLTNAYGAMATCPCNGNRGSRQIGSRCNFRYERACFFN